The DNA sequence AGCGGGCAGCCGCATATGTCATTGACTTCTCATTAATCGCAGCCATATGCCTAGCAATCACCATTATCCCGCAGTTATTCTCGCTTTCTACCGCCTTTTTAGGCGGCGAAATCAGCACGGTGCTGTTCATCACGGTGGGGCTGCTTTGGCTCTACAGCACGCTGCTGGAGGGCTTTAACGGCCAAAGCCTCGGCAAACGGCTGCTTGGACTCAAAGTGGTGCGGACCGACGGCAAAAAAATGTCCTATGACCACGCTGCCGTACGCAACTTCGGGAAGGTTTTGCCTCTGCTACCCTTCGATTTACTCTTTGGCTGGCAGAAAAAAAACCCGACGTTCATCCGCTACTTTGACAAGTTCGCAGGCACAACCGTCATCACCCTGCGTTCCTAACCCTTTTTTGTTGTTTACAAGTAAATTCTTATTTGTTAGCGCCGCATAGCCTATTTTGGGATTGTCATGAGCGAGCGGGAACTGAGGGTTTCAAAGATTCGGGACGGCACAGTCATCGACCATGTCCGCGGCGGCTACGCTTTAGATGTGGTTAAGATTTTGGGGATAACCGGCAAAGAGAAGCGTGTGATGACTATAGCTATAAACGTGCCCAGCAAACGCTTCGGCGTTAAAGACATAGTAAAAATCGAGGGAAAAGCTCTCAGCCAACAGGAAGTGAACCGCATCGCTTTGGTTGCGCCCCATGCCTCCATAAACATCATTCGCAACTATCAGGTGGAACAGAAGCTTGAAGTGAAGCTGCCCCAAACCATCGAGGGCATAGTTAAATGCGCTAACCCAAACTGCGTAAGCAACAGCAACGAACCCATAAACTCCAAGTTCCACGTGAAAACCGAAGATCCCCTGCTGCTCAAATGCCACTACTGCGGCGTCACCCTCGAGCAAACCGACGTTTTAGGGCAGATTTAACGTAACCGCTGCTTAGCCAACAGATAAAGTGCCTCAAAATCTTTCTTGCCTAGAGTTTTGCCCTTGTTTATGGTTGGGCACTCCTGTGTGTAGCTGAAGACGTGGATGCCGCGGTCGGGGTCGAATCTGAGCTCGAAGGGGTAGAAGCGGCAGATAAGCGGACGCGCAGTGTATATGCTGCAGCGGTTATCTTTAAGGAAGAAGCATTTGCCGCCCTGGGGCTTTTTCATCTCGTAAATGTAGGGTGCGTTGCCGGCGATTTCAGCGGCGAAATCCTCGATGGGCAACCCAGTCTGCGCAGATATCTCTTCAGCTTCAGCCTCCAAAAGCAGAATGCGGCGTGTTTTCTCTTCGGTGTCGCCGCAGCATAAGCCGCAGCAGTTGCATGCAAAGCCAACGTTGTCGGGGTAAGTGTACTCCATTTGCCTCACAGCATCCATGGCGTCTGGGATAGAAATGTATGTTGCTACTTTTCGGTGTTTTGCGCCTGTTTTTGGCGGTGTCCCTCGCCGTACTGGAAGGGTCGCCCCAGGTTTTTTGCGAGTTTTGACGCGAAGACCTCATCCATATTCATGTCGGGGCATGCCAGTCGGCTGGCGTCAAGGATGTAGAAGATCACGTCGATTAGTTCCTCAGCTATTTTCTCCTGCGGCATCCCCTTCTTCCATGCGTCGCTGGCTTCGCCTAGCTCGATAAAGGCGAAAAGCAGCTTTTTTGGGATATCCTCGGGTCGATTGTAGAATCCTTTGGCGATGACGAGTTTCTCGATTTCGCTTTTCATTTCTTCCAGCTGCATTGTGAACACGTCCTTGCCAAATCTATAGGCCCCTTATTTATAGGCTAAGCGGCGGCTAAAAACAGCTGCTTTTTGGGTATGCTTTGTGTTTCTTTGTCTTTGGACCGCGGCAGTGGGGCGCCTGGGTTCTTTGGCGCTTGACGGGT is a window from the Candidatus Bathyarchaeota archaeon genome containing:
- a CDS encoding RDD family protein, which produces MAVNEENVSKVLSVLSHPLRREILLDLSNNGESSFTDLLNLLKVDTGKLSFHLRSLAPFIEQTPSGKYRLSRAGESAVRVIHDVESWAEVADVQGKASSLPLASTRKRAAAYVIDFSLIAAICLAITIIPQLFSLSTAFLGGEISTVLFITVGLLWLYSTLLEGFNGQSLGKRLLGLKVVRTDGKKMSYDHAAVRNFGKVLPLLPFDLLFGWQKKNPTFIRYFDKFAGTTVITLRS
- a CDS encoding YkgJ family cysteine cluster protein, translated to MEYTYPDNVGFACNCCGLCCGDTEEKTRRILLLEAEAEEISAQTGLPIEDFAAEIAGNAPYIYEMKKPQGGKCFFLKDNRCSIYTARPLICRFYPFELRFDPDRGIHVFSYTQECPTINKGKTLGKKDFEALYLLAKQRLR
- the pyrI gene encoding aspartate carbamoyltransferase regulatory subunit, with product MSERELRVSKIRDGTVIDHVRGGYALDVVKILGITGKEKRVMTIAINVPSKRFGVKDIVKIEGKALSQQEVNRIALVAPHASINIIRNYQVEQKLEVKLPQTIEGIVKCANPNCVSNSNEPINSKFHVKTEDPLLLKCHYCGVTLEQTDVLGQI